The region GAGGACGTCGACACGGATAGAGACGGGTTTATAAACCTCGAAGAGTTTTCTCAGATTTGTAAACCGTCGGAATCGGCCGACGCGGCTAGCTCTGAGCTGAGAGACGCGTTCGATCTGTACGATCAGAATAAAAACGGGCTGATTTCGTCGGGTGAGTTGCATCTCGTTTTGAATCGGTTGGGTATGCACTGCTCCGTTGAGGATTGTGTTCGGATGATCAAGACCGTTGATTCTGATGGCGATGGGTGCGTTGATTTTGTTGAGTTTCAGAAGATGATGGCTAATAATGCTCAGAATATTGGTAAATGAAGTATGATCTGACGGTTTGGGTTTATTTTGCTGTGTTTTTATGAATTAATGGTGTGATTTTGCTCATGGGTAGTGATTAAATGAGATGGAAATTAGGGGTTAATTTGGGAGTAGTTGCTAATTTTATGAtgatattaatatataattatggaTTAATGGAAATGCAATTTTAATATTAGCTTCatctaagttttttttattgtaaaaatgaTTGATCAAAAAGCGTATTTTTGCAACAGAAAACATTAAagcgtatttttataaatgtttatctgaaatatatatttttgtaaaaaataactttattcattactattattattgttttctccGATTTCGGCCTCGCTTCTTCAAAATTATAGGGTTATTAATACGGATATTTAATGTTGGCAATGTAGGACaccattttttaaaactaatgcAATTTTAAACATTGAGCGATTTTGTAATAACCCGTACGTTTGACGTTGCCGAAGTGAGCaatgcaatttaaattaatagtcAGAGCGACTAGAAAAAGGAGTTAGCGAAGGAATTAAGTAATTAAGAACGAGgataggtcgatattgaaatttaaagaaggaatttcaatatttgtaatgcctaaattaattaaacgggACGAAGGAAAAGTTGGAGTTAAAAGTAAGATTAAGTCCccgaaaaattagaaaatggaattttattgtccgaaaaatattaaataaataaattattgacgggaatcaGTAATTAAGAAAGtaatattgataatttggatgtcaatattcataaaagaaaaatataaggATGAAAAAGTGACGGAAATCGTCGTtttcgctcaaattggaaaattgagcattttagccaaaatttggcAAAATCGATTAGCGGAGTCTAAATAGTGAGTTGGCGgaagagtattatttatttagacataaataatacgaaatttaTCGAGATTTAACGATTGAGTgatttttggactaaattgagcaaaagaaaagtttgGGACTAAATGTTGAGGAGGTGGCTTCATTAAGGGTTGAAGTGAATTTTtaccataaatatatatatagtcaATTACATGATTAAGATCAGAATACACACCCCAATTCTCAGCTCAAACCCTCACCATCTTCATCATCTCAATTCCATATGGGAACCAAACTTTAATTCACCATAACTTATTCGTTT is a window of Mercurialis annua linkage group LG2, ddMerAnnu1.2, whole genome shotgun sequence DNA encoding:
- the LOC126666594 gene encoding probable calcium-binding protein CML27, producing the protein MGSTSTNSPLFQSKDELQKVFNQFDANQDGKISLSELGGVLKAMGSPYTEAELERVMEDVDTDRDGFINLEEFSQICKPSESADAASSELRDAFDLYDQNKNGLISSGELHLVLNRLGMHCSVEDCVRMIKTVDSDGDGCVDFVEFQKMMANNAQNIGK